TAATCCAGATGCGTTCTGTAGGGAAATGCTGACGGGTTTCATAAGCCATTGCGACAGCGCGTTCTACACCCCAGCAAAAACCAAAGGCTTGGGCTAGTCTGATGGTGACATCATCTCGTTCCAATATGTAATTGCGATCGCGGATTTCTTGAATCAAGCTACTTTGATACTCAGATTGCAACTGGGTAGTGACTTCTGCTTTGTGACCAAATCCCTGACGATTGTAATTTTCTGAATGTTGCAATGTACGTTTAAAAGCTTTTGTATCCATTGTTCTGGCAATTTAAATTACTATTTCTTATTTTCTCGTGCTAGGAGGCGATTTTATCGGGAATGGAAAAATATCGAGAAATTAAGCGATATATTTTTCCTACTTCCTACTCTCTACTTCCATATTGCTATACATTTGTAACGCAGTCCGCCAAACTACATAACCTGTGGGACTCAAATGTAAACCATCAGTAGTAAATTCACTGCGGAGATTCCCCTGCTGGTTGGTAAATAAAGGATACAAGTCCAGATATTTAACACCGAGTTTGGTAGCTGTGTTTTGTAGTTGTTGATTTAATTGGCGAATCCGACTGTTGGGAATGTTCCGTAGTTTCTCTTTTCCCTCCCAAGTTGCTGCTTCATTCCCATGAGGCAAAATCGACTGGACAACAATTTGCGCTTGGGGATGTGTCTTCCGGAGGTAAGTGATAATTCGTCGCTGATTATTTAAAATCACTTGATTGCTGACCCCCCGGATGAGGTCATTAAT
The Nodularia sp. LEGE 06071 genome window above contains:
- a CDS encoding SGNH/GDSL hydrolase family protein codes for the protein MLAVILLIWQQQRLKTVFGNPLSPDQIRQTQAVTTDLGTRHQLSYQQWVDILKQEAKVASDQPPQRLSILTGDSLTLWFPPELLPEDRNWLNQAISGESSDGLLKRLELFDSTQPEVIFVMIGINDLIRGVSNQVILNNQRRIITYLRKTHPQAQIVVQSILPHGNEAATWEGKEKLRNIPNSRIRQLNQQLQNTATKLGVKYLDLYPLFTNQQGNLRSEFTTDGLHLSPTGYVVWRTALQMYSNMEVESRK